The Fructilactobacillus ixorae genome has a window encoding:
- a CDS encoding phosphoketolase family protein gives MSVDYDSKEYFDKMKQYWNTANYLSVGQLFLRANPLLKEPLTAEDVKVKPIGHWGTISSQNFIYTHLNRVINKYDLNMFYVEGSGHGGQVMVSNSYIDGSYSDIYPEISQDEKGMAKLFKRFSFPGGIASHAAPETPGSIHEGGELGYSLSHGVGAILDNPDVIAAVEIGDGEAETGPLAGSWFSSSFINPVTDGAALPIINLNGFKIANPTIFNRTSDEDLQKYFEGLGWKPYFVETNEPHGTDIDAVNEKLAKAMDAAVEDIQAIQKHARETETAETATRPQWPMIIFRSPKGWTGPEKNPEGLPIEGSFRAHQVPLSLSANNMETADEFVKWMESYKPEESFNEDGSIKDYLKEMAPKGDRRMSVNPITNGGIDPQPLDLPDYRDYAVDVQTPGATEAMDMVVWSDWVRDTMKKNPTNFRAFGPDEAWSNRLWGVFETTNRQWERTIDEPYDEHMAPYGRIIDSQLSEHDDEGWLEGYVLTGRHGFFATYEAFGRVVDSMLTQHFKWLRKAAEMKWRKQYPSLNFIDSSTVFQQDHNGYTHQDPGMITHLAEKKPEFIREYFPADANTLLATADVAFSDYEKINLITTSKHPRPQWFNIDEATNLVHNGLGKVEWASTDHGEKPDIVIASAGVEPTLEALAAVSILNKHFPDLKIRFINVVDLLKLRSPKFDPRGLSDAEFNSYFTTDAPVLFAFHGFEDIIRTIFFDRDNHNVDVHGYRENGDITTPFDMRVLNQLDRFDLAKDVVENVPGLAEKHPEFIQAMNAMVDKHNRYIRAEGTDLPEVTNWKWEPLNK, from the coding sequence ATGTCAGTAGATTATGATTCAAAAGAATACTTTGACAAAATGAAGCAATACTGGAACACTGCCAACTACCTATCAGTTGGACAACTGTTCTTACGTGCCAATCCTTTACTGAAGGAACCCTTAACCGCTGAAGACGTTAAGGTTAAACCAATTGGACATTGGGGTACGATTTCATCGCAAAACTTTATTTACACCCACTTAAACCGTGTAATTAACAAGTACGACCTCAACATGTTCTATGTTGAAGGTTCTGGTCACGGTGGCCAAGTAATGGTTTCTAACTCATACATTGATGGAAGCTATTCTGACATTTACCCAGAAATCAGCCAGGACGAAAAGGGAATGGCTAAGTTATTCAAGCGCTTCTCCTTCCCAGGTGGAATTGCTTCCCACGCCGCCCCTGAAACTCCAGGTTCAATTCACGAAGGTGGAGAATTAGGTTACTCCCTATCTCATGGGGTTGGTGCTATCCTTGATAACCCAGACGTAATTGCTGCGGTTGAAATTGGTGATGGTGAAGCTGAAACTGGTCCATTAGCGGGATCATGGTTCTCAAGCAGCTTCATTAACCCAGTTACTGACGGTGCTGCACTTCCAATTATCAACCTGAACGGGTTCAAGATTGCGAACCCAACGATCTTCAACCGGACTTCTGACGAAGACTTACAAAAATACTTTGAAGGTTTAGGTTGGAAGCCATACTTCGTAGAAACTAACGAACCACACGGAACTGACATTGATGCTGTTAACGAAAAGTTAGCGAAAGCAATGGACGCTGCTGTAGAAGACATTCAAGCCATTCAAAAGCACGCACGGGAAACTGAAACGGCTGAAACGGCAACTCGTCCACAATGGCCAATGATTATCTTCCGTTCACCAAAGGGTTGGACTGGTCCAGAAAAGAACCCCGAAGGTTTACCAATCGAAGGTTCCTTCCGGGCTCACCAAGTTCCATTGTCATTAAGTGCTAATAACATGGAAACGGCGGACGAATTTGTTAAATGGATGGAAAGCTACAAGCCCGAAGAATCATTTAACGAAGACGGTTCTATCAAGGATTACTTGAAGGAAATGGCACCGAAGGGTGACCGCCGGATGTCAGTTAACCCAATCACAAACGGGGGAATTGATCCGCAACCATTAGATCTGCCAGACTACAGAGACTACGCCGTTGACGTGCAAACGCCAGGTGCTACGGAAGCAATGGACATGGTCGTTTGGTCTGACTGGGTTCGGGACACAATGAAGAAGAACCCAACTAACTTCCGAGCCTTTGGACCTGATGAAGCTTGGTCAAACCGGCTTTGGGGCGTCTTTGAAACGACGAACCGGCAATGGGAACGTACCATTGACGAACCATATGATGAACACATGGCTCCTTACGGGCGGATCATTGATTCGCAATTATCCGAACATGATGATGAAGGTTGGCTAGAAGGTTACGTCTTGACTGGTCGTCACGGCTTCTTCGCTACTTACGAAGCCTTCGGTCGGGTTGTTGACTCAATGCTGACCCAACACTTCAAGTGGTTGCGGAAAGCAGCTGAAATGAAGTGGAGAAAGCAATACCCTTCATTGAACTTCATTGATTCTTCAACTGTGTTCCAACAAGACCACAATGGTTACACGCACCAAGACCCAGGGATGATTACCCACTTGGCTGAAAAGAAACCCGAATTCATCCGGGAATACTTCCCAGCTGATGCTAACACGTTATTAGCAACTGCTGATGTAGCCTTCTCAGACTACGAAAAGATTAACCTGATCACGACTTCCAAGCACCCACGGCCACAATGGTTTAACATTGACGAAGCTACGAACTTAGTTCACAACGGACTTGGTAAAGTCGAATGGGCTTCAACTGATCACGGTGAAAAACCAGACATCGTGATTGCTTCTGCTGGGGTTGAACCAACGCTTGAAGCTTTAGCGGCGGTTTCAATCTTGAATAAGCACTTCCCAGACCTGAAGATTCGCTTCATCAACGTGGTTGACTTGCTGAAGTTACGGAGTCCTAAGTTTGACCCGCGGGGCTTGAGTGATGCTGAATTTAACAGCTACTTCACGACTGATGCGCCTGTTCTGTTTGCTTTCCACGGTTTTGAAGACATCATTAGAACGATTTTCTTTGACCGTGATAACCACAACGTTGACGTACACGGTTACCGTGAAAACGGTGATATCACTACGCCATTCGATATGCGGGTCTTGAACCAATTAGACCGGTTTGACCTTGCTAAAGACGTTGTTGAAAACGTGCCTGGTTTAGCTGAAAAGCACCCCGAATTCATTCAAGCAATGAACGCAATGGTTGACAAACACAACCGTTACATCCGTGCTGAAGGGACTGATTTACCAGAAGTAACGAACTGGAAATGGGAACCATTAAACAAATAA
- the aroA gene encoding 3-phosphoshikimate 1-carboxyvinyltransferase — MRKLEPAPHGLHGQLAVPGDKSISHRSLMLGAVATGTTTIEHWLPGADCLHTLQALRDVGVSIERQGTQVTVHGQGGAQHFTAPTAPLEMGNSGTTTRLLMGLLSGAPFTSTLVGDASLQQRPMQRVTTPLAELGVTIDLTEAGTLPAHVHGGPVQGGRVRLAVASAQVKSAVLLAGLTAPEPTVVVEKLPTRDHTEIMLRQFGAEVTTASDRRTITLQSHPQLTGQTVVVPGDLSSAAFFLVAATIVPDSEIRLTNVNLNPTRTGILHVLTAMGADVTVQPTASAGEPRGDLIVRSQHLRPIHLTPPEIPAVIDELPLVALLAATAKGTSTIRGAAELRVKETDRIAVLKTELEKLGVAVSEYPDGLAITGRPEWQPQTIQLDSHGDHRIGMMLAIAALRSQKPLTLQNESAVAVSYPQFFTDLEHLREGS; from the coding sequence ATGCGCAAGTTAGAACCAGCACCGCACGGCCTCCACGGTCAACTAGCCGTGCCAGGTGATAAGAGTATTTCGCACCGTTCCCTGATGCTCGGGGCGGTGGCGACCGGTACCACCACGATTGAACATTGGTTACCCGGAGCAGACTGCCTGCACACGTTACAGGCCTTGCGGGACGTGGGGGTTAGCATTGAACGGCAGGGAACCCAGGTTACGGTGCACGGCCAAGGTGGCGCGCAACATTTCACGGCGCCCACCGCTCCCTTGGAGATGGGTAATTCCGGGACGACGACCCGGCTCTTGATGGGCTTGTTGAGTGGTGCTCCGTTTACCAGCACGCTGGTCGGAGATGCGTCACTGCAGCAGCGCCCGATGCAACGAGTTACGACCCCCCTAGCAGAACTAGGAGTGACGATTGACCTGACTGAGGCGGGAACGCTACCGGCCCATGTACACGGGGGACCAGTGCAGGGCGGGAGGGTTCGGTTAGCCGTGGCGAGTGCACAGGTTAAGAGTGCGGTGTTACTCGCCGGGTTAACGGCTCCTGAACCAACGGTGGTGGTCGAAAAACTGCCCACCCGTGATCACACGGAAATCATGTTGCGCCAGTTTGGAGCAGAGGTCACCACGGCCTCCGATCGCCGGACAATCACCTTACAATCGCATCCCCAGCTCACGGGGCAGACCGTGGTGGTGCCCGGTGATTTGTCTTCGGCCGCCTTCTTTTTGGTGGCGGCAACGATTGTGCCTGATTCTGAAATTCGCCTGACCAACGTTAATTTAAATCCGACGCGGACCGGAATTTTGCATGTGCTGACGGCGATGGGCGCGGATGTCACCGTTCAACCAACGGCGAGTGCGGGAGAGCCCCGGGGTGATTTAATCGTGCGGAGTCAGCACTTACGGCCGATTCACCTGACGCCCCCCGAGATTCCAGCGGTCATTGATGAATTACCGTTAGTGGCCCTATTGGCCGCCACGGCGAAGGGAACCAGTACGATCCGGGGTGCGGCCGAGTTACGGGTGAAAGAAACCGATCGGATTGCGGTGTTAAAAACGGAACTAGAAAAGCTGGGGGTCGCGGTGTCCGAGTATCCAGATGGATTGGCCATCACGGGCCGACCAGAATGGCAGCCCCAGACCATCCAGTTGGATAGTCACGGCGACCACCGCATTGGCATGATGTTAGCCATCGCTGCGCTACGAAGCCAGAAGCCGTTGACCTTGCAGAATGAAAGCGCCGTGGCCGTTTCCTACCCGCAGTTTTTCACCGATTTGGAGCACTTACGGGAGGGTAGCTAA
- a CDS encoding prephenate dehydrogenase — protein sequence MTTVLLHGFGLLGSSLARALKQDPTPVTIIGSDQNPAQLEYAQAHQLVDKVSQGLDLVPQADVIILATPVDQIKQTLTELAHRSLKPGTIITDVGSTKQSIVTASQALATTPAVFVGGHPMAGSHKTGVRAGRADLFENAFYFQTPQTNAERNAAQQLQRLLAVTRAKFVTITPARHDFLVGQVSHLPHVLAAGLVNQAQQTLQSDPLGLRVAAGGFKSMTRIAAADPTMWQSILLNNGPVVSAQIATYMETLQRIKTAIDDQDGNALLAYFQRAQQTRQQLEQHDDNRGAGFYDLFLDIPDQPGTLAHITTLLAEQHLNLVNLQILEVREEVNGILQLTFSTAQDAQTAATWLAPDYHIVRRK from the coding sequence ATGACAACGGTTTTACTTCACGGCTTTGGGTTGTTAGGGAGTTCGTTAGCGCGAGCGCTGAAACAGGATCCCACGCCCGTGACCATCATTGGGAGCGATCAGAATCCAGCCCAACTGGAATATGCGCAGGCGCATCAGTTAGTGGATAAGGTCAGTCAGGGTTTAGACCTCGTGCCCCAAGCGGATGTGATTATCCTTGCTACTCCGGTTGACCAGATTAAACAAACGTTGACTGAGTTAGCCCACCGGTCGTTAAAGCCCGGCACAATTATAACCGACGTGGGGAGTACCAAGCAGAGCATCGTTACGGCTAGTCAAGCACTGGCTACGACTCCGGCGGTCTTTGTCGGCGGTCATCCGATGGCGGGTTCCCACAAAACCGGGGTGCGAGCGGGCCGAGCGGATCTGTTTGAGAATGCCTTTTACTTTCAGACGCCCCAAACAAACGCAGAACGTAACGCGGCGCAACAATTACAGCGCCTGTTAGCTGTTACTCGGGCTAAATTCGTGACAATCACACCCGCCCGGCATGATTTCCTAGTCGGGCAGGTGAGCCATTTACCCCATGTGTTAGCCGCCGGACTGGTGAATCAGGCCCAGCAAACTCTACAATCGGATCCACTCGGATTACGGGTGGCCGCGGGGGGCTTTAAATCCATGACGCGGATTGCCGCCGCGGATCCGACGATGTGGCAGTCAATTTTGTTGAATAACGGTCCGGTGGTGAGCGCACAGATAGCTACTTACATGGAAACGTTACAACGCATTAAGACTGCCATTGATGATCAGGATGGGAACGCGTTGTTGGCCTACTTCCAACGCGCGCAACAAACCCGCCAGCAGTTGGAACAACATGATGATAACCGGGGAGCGGGCTTCTACGATCTGTTCTTAGACATTCCGGATCAGCCGGGGACGTTGGCGCACATCACAACGTTACTGGCCGAGCAGCATTTAAACCTCGTGAACCTCCAGATTTTAGAGGTGCGCGAGGAGGTTAACGGGATTTTACAACTGACGTTTAGTACTGCACAGGATGCGCAGACAGCGGCAACGTGGTTAGCACCTGATTATCACATCGTGAGGAGGAAGTGA
- the aroC gene encoding chorismate synthase — MLSYVTAGESHGPQLTGIVTGVPAGLELDVAELNTALAARQGGYGRGNRQKIEHDQVQIVGGVRHRITLGSPIALVIQNRDHAHWSQIMDPTAEATPQNTLRKVERPRPGHADLVGGMKYRHRDLRNVLERSSARKTAMRVAIGNICKQLLRQLGIDLVGFVTQVGPIGGTAVPTHDVARITTAIQENDLRMVDQTEVGAVHDLIDQTKRAGDTVGGIIRVIAENVPAGLGSYVNWDTKLDAKLAAAVMGVNAMKGVSIGAGFTAAQSFGSQVMDPINWDETNHWSRASDHLGGFEGGMTNGMPIIVNAAMKPIPTLYQPLPTADVNTKEAKKANVERSDTTAIVPASLVIESVVAIELAKVITDTFDGSNLGRLQEQVAVYRQELADY, encoded by the coding sequence ATGCTTAGTTACGTTACAGCAGGGGAATCACACGGTCCCCAGTTAACGGGGATCGTCACGGGTGTTCCGGCCGGCTTAGAATTAGATGTTGCAGAACTTAACACCGCCTTAGCCGCTCGCCAAGGGGGTTATGGACGTGGGAACCGGCAAAAGATTGAACACGATCAAGTGCAAATTGTCGGAGGTGTGCGCCACCGCATTACGCTCGGTAGCCCGATTGCATTGGTCATTCAAAACCGGGATCACGCTCATTGGAGTCAGATTATGGATCCAACTGCAGAGGCAACGCCCCAAAATACCCTACGGAAGGTGGAACGACCCCGGCCCGGACATGCCGACTTAGTTGGCGGAATGAAGTATCGGCACCGTGACCTGCGGAATGTCTTAGAACGTTCGTCGGCGCGCAAAACCGCGATGCGGGTTGCAATTGGAAACATCTGTAAGCAACTGTTACGTCAGTTAGGGATTGACCTGGTCGGATTTGTAACTCAAGTTGGTCCCATTGGTGGGACGGCGGTCCCGACACATGATGTTGCCCGGATTACTACCGCGATCCAGGAAAATGACCTCCGGATGGTGGACCAGACGGAAGTGGGGGCGGTCCATGACCTCATTGATCAAACAAAGCGAGCTGGGGATACCGTCGGTGGCATCATTCGGGTAATCGCGGAAAACGTACCAGCGGGGCTCGGGAGTTACGTTAACTGGGATACCAAGTTAGATGCCAAGTTAGCGGCCGCCGTGATGGGGGTGAACGCCATGAAGGGAGTGAGCATCGGGGCCGGGTTCACCGCCGCCCAAAGCTTTGGGAGTCAGGTGATGGATCCGATTAATTGGGACGAAACGAACCACTGGTCACGGGCGAGTGATCATCTCGGGGGCTTTGAGGGTGGCATGACGAACGGGATGCCCATCATTGTGAACGCCGCCATGAAACCAATTCCAACCCTGTATCAACCGTTGCCAACGGCAGATGTGAATACCAAGGAAGCGAAAAAAGCGAACGTGGAGCGTTCCGATACGACCGCAATTGTTCCCGCGTCCTTGGTCATCGAAAGTGTTGTGGCCATTGAGTTAGCTAAGGTCATCACGGATACTTTTGACGGTAGTAACCTTGGCCGGCTGCAGGAACAAGTGGCCGTTTATCGTCAAGAACTGGCGGACTATTAA
- a CDS encoding MFS transporter yields the protein MVIHKRRLSWSLYFNYFIHGFGLIILAQNMTSLATSWQTTIAVVSYVMSGVGIGRLIAYPVMGWLADRFSRKNFVYLGMIGYLLFAIGMIMTTNLVIAYGLAVIAGMANSALDSGTYTTLVELNEGNGAGTVLIKAFMSAGEFVLPLIVVTLHDHQLWYGWSFILMAGLLVINWGNLIPLAFPPRQQITQPASLGTERMVAQPQRRLVTSLLLAYGFTSMALMIWFTQWITLFAQRSLAFSAGLAHLLLSLYSIGSISGVLVLYWLLKRQVAEQRLLGLLNAGAVGALMLVSWGQHPVIVALGSILFGFCAAGGVMQTGLTLFMKLYPQHRGLVTGLFYFCGSLASLAVPLITGWLSQTSIRRTFTANLVVALAGLCLTLGTFLLLQKWSRREEK from the coding sequence ATGGTAATTCATAAACGGCGGTTAAGTTGGAGTTTATACTTTAATTATTTCATTCATGGCTTTGGCCTGATTATTTTGGCGCAAAACATGACGAGTTTAGCCACCAGTTGGCAAACCACGATCGCAGTGGTGTCCTATGTTATGTCAGGAGTTGGAATTGGCCGGCTGATTGCTTATCCGGTGATGGGATGGCTGGCGGATCGGTTTTCCCGGAAAAACTTTGTGTACCTAGGTATGATTGGCTATTTGCTGTTTGCCATTGGGATGATTATGACCACGAACTTAGTGATTGCGTACGGATTGGCGGTCATTGCGGGGATGGCAAACTCCGCCTTAGACTCAGGAACCTACACGACGTTAGTGGAATTAAACGAAGGCAACGGGGCCGGGACGGTTTTAATCAAGGCCTTTATGTCGGCCGGAGAATTCGTTTTACCGTTAATTGTGGTAACGTTACACGACCACCAACTGTGGTACGGTTGGTCATTTATTTTGATGGCAGGGTTATTAGTCATTAACTGGGGTAATCTAATTCCACTTGCTTTTCCCCCGCGCCAACAAATTACGCAACCCGCGTCGCTAGGCACAGAACGAATGGTAGCGCAGCCCCAGCGCCGGTTAGTCACTAGTTTGTTATTGGCTTACGGATTTACTTCCATGGCCCTGATGATCTGGTTCACCCAGTGGATTACGCTCTTTGCCCAGCGCAGCTTAGCTTTTTCTGCCGGCTTAGCGCATTTATTGTTGTCGTTGTACAGCATCGGGTCAATTAGTGGCGTGCTAGTTTTATACTGGCTATTAAAGCGGCAAGTGGCAGAGCAGCGGTTATTAGGACTGCTTAATGCGGGAGCTGTAGGTGCTTTAATGCTAGTTAGCTGGGGACAGCACCCCGTCATTGTGGCCCTCGGGAGTATCTTATTTGGTTTTTGTGCTGCTGGCGGGGTGATGCAAACGGGATTAACGCTCTTTATGAAGCTGTATCCACAACATCGAGGCCTGGTCACCGGCCTGTTTTACTTCTGTGGGAGTTTAGCTTCATTGGCGGTTCCTTTGATTACGGGCTGGTTATCACAAACGAGCATTCGCAGAACCTTTACTGCCAATCTAGTGGTGGCCCTTGCCGGGTTATGTTTAACGCTCGGAACGTTTCTTTTACTCCAAAAATGGAGCAGGAGGGAGGAAAAATGA
- a CDS encoding Nramp family divalent metal transporter, with amino-acid sequence MAEAQKKHRLVEYANGRSLDEINGSIEVPKNIGFWKTLFMYSGPGALVAVGYMDPGNWATSITGGQNFQFMLMSIILISSLIAMLLQYMAAKLGIVTQMDLAQAIRARTSKGLGIVLWITTELAIMATDIAEVIGGAIALYLLFGIPIVWAVLITVLDVLVLLLLTSIGFRKIEALVVALILVIFFVFAYEVALSKPDWLGVLKGLVPSVDTIKEKPVVHGMSPLTGTLGIIGATVMPHNLYLHSAIAQTRKVDHNDEEDVARGVKFSAWDSNIQLTMAFFVNALLLIMGVAVFKSGVVEDTSFFGLYDALKNPAFMNNGLLAGVAKTGLLSTLFAIALLASGQNSTITGTLTGQVIMEGFIHMRMPLWARRLITRLLSIVPVLLCVLLSAGKPELAQHADINDLMENSQVFLAIALPFSMLPVLMFTNSKVEMHGKRFENSLWVKVCGWVAVIMLVFLNVYNMPNAVQGFFGENPSASQITLANGIAWAVNILILALLAWVLYDIIRSDKQFAQKQPTNNEA; translated from the coding sequence ATGGCAGAAGCACAAAAGAAACACCGTCTGGTTGAATATGCGAATGGCAGATCACTAGACGAGATTAACGGTTCCATTGAGGTTCCGAAGAACATTGGGTTTTGGAAAACTTTATTCATGTACTCCGGACCCGGTGCATTAGTAGCAGTGGGGTACATGGATCCTGGTAACTGGGCCACGTCCATTACGGGGGGACAAAACTTCCAATTCATGCTAATGTCCATTATCTTGATTTCAAGTTTGATTGCGATGTTGTTGCAATACATGGCAGCTAAACTTGGGATCGTGACACAAATGGATTTGGCCCAGGCAATCCGGGCACGGACTAGTAAGGGGCTCGGGATTGTCCTCTGGATTACAACTGAGTTAGCCATCATGGCAACGGATATCGCCGAGGTAATTGGGGGGGCGATTGCCCTCTACCTCCTGTTTGGGATTCCGATTGTGTGGGCGGTGTTGATTACCGTCTTAGACGTGTTGGTGCTCTTGTTGCTCACTTCGATTGGATTCCGAAAGATTGAGGCGCTCGTGGTGGCCCTGATCTTGGTCATTTTCTTCGTCTTTGCGTACGAAGTGGCCCTCTCTAAACCGGATTGGTTAGGCGTGTTAAAGGGCTTAGTCCCCAGCGTTGATACCATTAAGGAAAAACCGGTGGTTCACGGAATGTCACCACTGACGGGGACCTTGGGGATTATCGGAGCTACGGTAATGCCACATAACCTGTACCTGCACTCGGCCATTGCGCAAACGCGGAAGGTTGACCACAACGACGAGGAAGATGTGGCTCGCGGAGTGAAGTTCTCTGCCTGGGATTCGAACATCCAACTGACGATGGCCTTCTTTGTGAACGCCCTCCTCTTAATCATGGGAGTGGCAGTGTTTAAGTCTGGGGTGGTTGAAGATACGTCATTCTTCGGGCTTTACGATGCTTTGAAGAACCCCGCCTTTATGAATAATGGCTTGTTAGCGGGAGTTGCTAAAACGGGACTCCTATCGACGCTCTTTGCGATTGCCCTCCTTGCGTCCGGACAAAACTCGACGATTACGGGGACCCTAACCGGGCAAGTAATCATGGAAGGGTTCATTCACATGCGAATGCCCCTCTGGGCACGGCGGCTAATCACGCGATTACTTTCAATCGTGCCGGTGCTCCTGTGTGTCTTGCTGTCAGCTGGCAAGCCGGAATTGGCGCAACACGCTGACATTAATGATTTGATGGAAAATTCGCAAGTCTTTCTGGCCATTGCCTTACCGTTCTCAATGCTACCAGTTCTGATGTTTACGAATAGTAAGGTGGAAATGCACGGAAAGCGCTTTGAAAACTCCCTCTGGGTAAAAGTTTGTGGTTGGGTAGCCGTCATCATGTTAGTGTTCTTGAACGTTTACAACATGCCGAACGCTGTCCAAGGGTTCTTTGGCGAAAACCCATCAGCTAGTCAAATTACGCTGGCCAATGGGATTGCCTGGGCCGTGAACATTTTAATTCTCGCGTTGCTCGCGTGGGTCCTCTACGATATCATTCGGTCTGACAAGCAGTTTGCGCAGAAACAACCAACTAATAACGAAGCATAA
- a CDS encoding chorismate mutase yields MTELEQQRQRINQLDDQIISLLEERLQVATDIANYKARQHQPVYDERREATVYQHLHEVVRHAQLLPYLTTIYSTIMQTTRNLEQHQQEENHA; encoded by the coding sequence ATGACAGAATTAGAGCAACAACGCCAGCGAATTAATCAGTTGGATGACCAAATTATTTCGTTGTTGGAAGAACGACTTCAGGTTGCCACGGACATTGCAAATTATAAAGCGAGACAACACCAACCCGTTTATGACGAGCGCCGGGAAGCAACCGTTTATCAGCACCTTCACGAGGTGGTGAGGCATGCCCAGCTGCTTCCGTACTTAACCACGATTTATAGCACCATTATGCAGACCACGAGGAACTTAGAACAGCATCAACAGGAGGAGAACCATGCTTAG
- a CDS encoding GntR family transcriptional regulator, which translates to MADLVYQKVMKRLQEQIRAGRFADNRLPDERTLSETYHVSRSSIKRALSILAHQGVIFKKRGSGTFVNPLYLKNKSIFRYEGSNLGITNNLKTEGYEPSIRVLDFQVIPAPDEVRASLFLQHEEFVYEIKRLRLLNEQAIIIETSYIPIKIAPALTREIVAGSLFDYFAQELHHTGTKAVMSLKTGPSNADDQRLLSLTAQEPVGLMEGIFFLDNGTPFELSKMRVHYRYFSYNTFVDLPN; encoded by the coding sequence GTGGCTGATTTAGTGTATCAAAAAGTAATGAAGCGGTTGCAAGAACAGATTCGCGCCGGCCGGTTTGCGGACAATCGGTTACCCGATGAACGAACGCTGAGCGAAACGTACCACGTGAGTCGGAGTTCAATTAAGCGGGCTCTTAGTATTTTGGCTCACCAGGGGGTCATTTTTAAAAAACGGGGCTCTGGAACCTTTGTTAATCCGCTGTATCTAAAAAATAAATCCATCTTTCGGTATGAAGGATCCAACCTCGGGATTACCAATAACTTAAAAACCGAGGGTTATGAACCAAGCATTCGGGTGCTTGATTTTCAGGTGATTCCGGCCCCGGACGAGGTGCGAGCGAGTCTCTTTTTGCAACACGAAGAGTTCGTCTATGAAATTAAACGGTTGCGGTTGTTAAACGAGCAGGCAATCATCATTGAAACGAGTTACATCCCGATTAAAATTGCGCCCGCGCTGACTCGTGAAATCGTGGCAGGCTCATTGTTTGATTATTTTGCGCAGGAACTTCACCACACCGGGACCAAGGCCGTTATGTCACTGAAAACGGGGCCAAGTAATGCTGACGACCAACGGTTACTGAGTTTAACGGCGCAGGAACCGGTCGGGTTGATGGAGGGGATTTTCTTTCTCGATAACGGAACTCCGTTTGAACTATCAAAAATGCGGGTGCACTACCGCTACTTTAGTTATAATACCTTCGTTGATTTGCCGAATTAG
- a CDS encoding aminoacyl-tRNA deacylase, with the protein MAHKKTKLHKTLVEQILSQHKIPYQQIIFNTYQAGDVAQLDTNGADYPEHQIYKTLALTGNQTGPIVGVVPLDTRLSYKKIAQVSGNKKVGLIPLKELADTTTYEHGANTPIGIYEKKGYPIYFDKSAKEQGDIIVSSGQIGRSVRVNATQIAQLVHGHFADLTE; encoded by the coding sequence ATGGCACATAAGAAAACAAAACTGCACAAAACGTTGGTCGAACAAATTCTCAGTCAGCACAAAATTCCCTACCAGCAAATCATTTTTAACACCTACCAAGCTGGCGATGTTGCCCAATTAGACACTAATGGAGCCGATTATCCAGAGCACCAGATTTATAAAACGCTCGCGTTAACCGGCAACCAGACCGGTCCCATCGTCGGGGTGGTGCCCTTAGATACCCGCCTTAGTTACAAAAAAATTGCCCAAGTTTCTGGCAACAAAAAGGTCGGGTTGATCCCCTTAAAGGAACTAGCGGACACCACTACGTACGAACACGGCGCCAACACCCCGATTGGAATTTACGAAAAAAAGGGCTATCCCATTTACTTTGATAAGAGTGCAAAAGAACAGGGCGACATCATCGTTTCTTCCGGTCAAATTGGCCGCTCAGTGCGCGTGAATGCAACCCAAATTGCACAACTCGTGCACGGGCACTTCGCGGATCTGACTGAATAA